A section of the Cololabis saira isolate AMF1-May2022 chromosome 6, fColSai1.1, whole genome shotgun sequence genome encodes:
- the mrpl30 gene encoding 39S ribosomal protein L30, mitochondrial produces the protein MSGICRSFSFLSVKTLNDVALSPCGWYLSARSKFCKAKVSKEIFEERSKEHEKYGGDPEQPHKLHIVTRVKSVKRRPYWEKDMVKSLGLQKAHDPVIHKNTPAVNSQLKFVKHLVRIQPLKTPYGLPAEQDMAETYINSKGELIVRRLLQPAEQKALDS, from the exons ACGCTGAATGACGTGGCTCTGTCACCGTGCGGCTGGTATTTGTCCGCACGAAGCAAATTCTGCAAGGCGAAGGTTTCAAAAGAG ATTTTTGAAGAACGGTCAAAAGAGCACGAGAAGTACGGCGGGGATCCGGAACAACCTCACAAGCTGCACATCGTGACCCGGGTGAAGAGCGTGAAGCGACGGCCGTACTGGGAGAAGGACATGGTGAAAAGCCTCGGCCTCCAGAAG GCCCACGACCCCGTAATCCACAAAAACACCCCGGCCGTCAACAGTCAACTCAAATTTGTCAAGCACCTCGTGAG GATCCAGCCTCTCAAGACGCCCTACGGCCTCCCAGCCGAGCAGGACATGGCGGAAACTTACATCAACAGCAAAGGAGAGCTGATCGTACGGCGTCTCCTCCAACCGGCCGAGCAGAAGGCCCTGGACTCTTAG
- the txndc9 gene encoding thioredoxin domain-containing protein 9, whose product MASQTMDILAKVVEQTTKVMEEELNNQLSKLNEMDEDDFERLKEKRLEALKKAQKQKQDWLSKGHGEYREIPSEREFFTEVKESTKVVCHFYRNSTFRCKIVDKHLALLAKKHVETKFLKLNVEKAPFLSERLRIKVIPTLALLIDGKTKDYVVGFNDLGNTDDFSTEMLEWRLGCADVINYSGNLMEPPAANKKPGSKFTKVEKKTIRGRGYDSDSDSGDE is encoded by the exons ATGGCCAGTCAAACGATGGACATCTTGGCGAAAGTTGTGGAACAGACGACCAAAGTGATGGAGGAGGAGTTGAATAATCAGCTGAGCAAACTGAATGAAATGGATGAAGATGACTTTGAGAGGCTGAAGGAGAAACGATTAGAGGCGCTCAAAAAAGCTCAGAAACAGAAGCAG GACTGGCTGTCTAAAGGACACGGCGAGTACCGAGAAATCCCCAGTGAGAGAGAGTTTTTCACTGAGGTGAAGGAGAGCACAAAAGTTGTCTGTCACTTCTACAGGAATTCAACCTTCAG GTGCAAGATCGTCGACAAACACTTGGCCCTCTTGGCGAAGAAGCACGTTGAGACCAAATTCCTCAAGCTGAACGTGGAAAAGGCGCCGTTTCTGTCGGAGAGGCTGCGCATCAAAGTGATCCCCACGCTGGCGTTGCTCATAGACGGGAAAACCAAGGATTACGTCGTGGGGTTCAACGATCTCGGCAACACGGACGACTTTTCCACAGAGATGCTGGAGTGGAGACTCGGGTGTGCCGACGTCATCAACTACAG TGGGAACCTGATGGAGCCTCCGGCGGCCAATAAGAAACCGGGCTCCAAGTTCACGAAGGTGGAGAAGAAAACGATCCGAGGCCGAGGCTACGACTCCGACTCGGACTCTGGGGACGAGTGA